The genomic interval TGCTTCGGGTATAAGAGAGAGCAAAACAAGCATGTCCCCTAAAAATGAGTGGCTTGCTTGAACACCGTTTAATTTACTAAATCCAATAATGGCTAGGCCTAAAGTGGCAAACCCCACACAAATAATTTTTTTCCCTGATATTTTTTCACTAAGAATAATCCAAGACATGAGTGCAATAAGTGCTGGTAATGCACTGGTAATAATACCCGCTATATTAGCATCGGTGTATTGTAACCCCCCTAACATAAAGAAGTTAAACAGCACTCCTGCAGAAAGGGCTTGTGCGATTATAAAAAACCAATCTTTTTGGTTTAATTTGAAAAAATAATAGCTCATGGATGTTTTTTTTGCAGGGGTGAGCCAATGCAAAAAAAATAAAATAATCGCGGCTAGTGTAAATCGTAGTGCTAATATAAAAAGAATGGGGATAGAAGACAGCACATACTTAGAAGCAACAATATTCACGCCTACCATAATCTGGGCCAGAATAAGAAAGCACATACCTTGCAGAAAATAGGTGGTAGATTTATTCATTCACATCTCTAATTATAACTCATTAAGAAGATTAGTTTAGCAGAGTTAAATTCAGAAAAAGTTATCCATTTTCTGCATTTTTTGTGCTGTTCAACGCTTTTGCTCTCCATTGTGAAGGAGACTCACCAAATGTTTGTGTAAATCGACGACTAAATGCAGATAAGTTCTCATAACCTACTGAAAAAGCGATCGCTTCAATTGAACAATTCTTTAAAGGCAATAATCGTTTCGCATGCTGTAGTTTTTGAGCGCGCCAATATTCTGCAAGGCTATATCCCATAACGTGTTTGAAGCGACGTTGTAATTGACTCACACTCAAATGACAATACTTTGCTACTTTACTTATATCTATAACATCTGCAAAATAACGATCAATCCAATTTTTTGCTTTAATTACTGTTTGATCTCCTTTCGCTGAGAAAGAATTTGTTGCAAAATGAATCAACAACTGATTGATTAATGAATCGGCAAAAAAATCTTCTTCCTGAACAGTTAAGTACTCATGGGCAAATTGTACGAGACTCTTAATGGTTTTTGTGAGCATAAATTCGTGGGAGCGGTATCCATCGGGATGATTTTGAGCCTTAAGATCAACTACTAAAAATAGATTTTTAGGACTTCCTGCAAAGCAATGTTGTTCATTGGGCGCAATGTATATACCACTATTCTCGTTTATTACACCTGAGTAACTTCCTGCTTCCAGCTCCAAGGATCCAACTAATGGCAATACTAACTGCGCAAATTCATGGGCATGGCTATGACACTCAGTATGATAAGAACGCAGATCCATACGATGAGTTATCATGTTATTCCTTCCTCAAAAAGCAAGATATGAGCCTTTATTGTATCATAAATGCCTTTACAGGCTGAACGATTCCAGATTGCTACTGGATCTTATAAAATCATTCTCTCGAAATCACATGAAATTAAGGGCAGCAAGATGAATTGCTTAAGGCTGTTTCAACTCCAATCCAGTATTTTTATATTTTTTATTCTCTTATTCATTATTGATACTGCTCATGCAAAGTTAAATGAAAAGCCGTTTGTTATCATGACGTTTAATATTGAAAATGGTGGAACACAAATTGATTTTAATCAGGTGGTTAAAGCAATTAAACAATCTAAAGCGGATGTAGTCGGTATTCAAGAGGCATGGGGAAATATGAAGCGTTTAGCAAAAGTATTAAATTGGCATTATGATCCCTATCACCATGTTATTTCACGATTTCCATTATACAAAACAGTCCCACAACAACGATTTGTTTTAATTGAAGTAAAACCTCAACAGTTTGTGGCTGTAGCAAACGTACATTTACCTGATGAACCGTATGGTCCCAGTCTTATTAATCAAGGCTTTGATGCACGCATGGTACGTAGCAACGAACTGAAAGTACGTTTCTCAGAAATAAAACCTGTTTTTGATGAATTAGCCATTCTAGCCAAAGAAGGAGTGCCTGTATTTTTAACCGGGGACTTCAATTCACCTTCCCATTTGGATTGGTCTCGTGCAACGCTACAAAGACAACGTAATCACCGTTACGTTATGAATTGGCCCGTTACTCAATATGCGGCAAACAAGGGTTTTGTAGATTCATATCGACACATCGTTCCCAATGCTTACAAATCGCCAAGTTTTACCTGGCCTGCAAACCGAACAGCAGTAAAACACTCAATTGATGATTATAATCCTTCTAATAAAGATTTACCTGACCGTATTGATTTTATTTTTTCCTCAGGTCCTGCTCAAGTGATTAATAGTCAGCTCATCGGTGAAAAACATGGACAGAATGTTACTCTCTCTCTTTCGCCTTGGCCATCAGATCATCGGGCGATCGTGTCGCACTTTAAAGTTAGAGCATCTTATTTTCCGATACACCACATGAAATTATTTCCTGTAAGAGGAGAATATAGCACTAAAAAACCGCGGATTATGGTCTCGAAAAAAGTACTAAAATCGGGCGAACCCATTAAGATTATCTGGAAAAATTCTCCAGGGTATTTCTATGATTATATAAGTATTTCTCCTAAAAATAGACATAAGGCCCTGAATGAAACCGTTCGACTTTACACTCATGGAGAAATCAATGGAATTATTCAATATTCAAACAAAAACGTACAAGGAAACTGGACTAATTGGTATAAATCTCATGCCAGTTGGCCACTTACACCAGGAGTCTATGACATAAAATTAATGTTAGATGATGGATACAATTCACTGGCAACGACGCAAATTATAATTAATTGATTGTATTTTTGTAAATTACATTCATCTTTGCTCACATCTCTTTTTTAGAGACGTGAGCAAAGACAGAGACACGCTGATGAGCTTAGGCAATGGAGTTTGTTATTGATATACAGTTTAATTTTTTGCTATTTACTCTTATTTGATAAAACTATTCCTAATGTTGCAGCAGCACCTAATGCTAAAACCCCTAATCCGATATTTTTCATAGAAAAAAAGCTATATCGATTGCTTTCTTCTTTTTGTTGCTTAATGCGTTCTGGAGATGTATAAAAAGTTGGATGATTTAAAATCATTTTACCACTTGGAGTTATTGGTTTTCCTGCAAGGGATGCTGCTTCAATTTCGGTGTAACCCTCATCCATTAAATGACGGATTTTTTTATCTATAAGTTTTTTTGATGATGAAGCTGCTGTTCTTACATCAAGGAATCGATCATCGATTTCTCCGTTATCTTTTCCATCTAGCCATGAGACTTGTTTTTTTTCTTTTTTCAATTTTTTAGTATTATCTAACTCAATGAAGGCAGATACATCGTGCTCATTTAACATTTAACTTTCCCTCAAAATTATCAAAACTTGACCAATGATAACAACAAATCATTAAGAAAATATTAAGAAACTTGCAACAGGTATCCGCTATTTTTTCTATAAAAAACAAAGAGGTTACTATCTATTCAAATTTTTATTGATACAACATCAGAATTTTCCTTTGACTCTGATAAATCACTTTCTTTCATTCCCTGTATCTGCAGGCGATATTTTCCTGTATCTAATTTGCGTTCAATTATTCCCTCATTGTTACTCTTAAACTCATTTATAAATTTTTTGACAGTGTCCTCCATAGCTCTTTTCCCATCGTATGGTAATGTGACACATCTTTTTACCCCATGAGAAGTTTTTGCCATGGTTATTCCCTTTTGTACTCCATTGACAGTACTACTGGCTATATGAGAGGGGAGTGGCGTAGTTTTTAATGCTAATAATGTTGGGGCCATGATACCCGTTATTACTTCTCCTTTCGTAGGGGAGAGTCCATATTGAGTCCTATTATAAATGGCTCCTCCTATATTTTTTGCAATACTAGGAGAGGTCAGCGCAAGCGATGCAAGACCTAAAGCCATAGCCGCTGGAGCGGTTATAGGTGCGGCGGGACTGAATGATGCTGCGGTTAAAGCCAGTGCGGCGGTACTTAAACCAATGGAAATTTTCTGCGCTTTATCCTGAAATTTTTCAAAATATTCTTCTTCACTAAATTTAAATAAAGGTACTTGCAAATTTAAATCATTTTTATTTTTAAAACACTCAAAAGCATAATCAATTTTTTCAGCCATATGTTCTTTCGCTTCTTGAGGTAAATTAGACGACTCAAGAGCTTCTTTTATATTTTTATAATAGTTGGAGGCATTTTCATAAGTTTCTCTTGCATCCCTAATTGAATGCCTTTCCGATGAAGATTCATCATAATGTAAGTATCGATGTTTTTTAATAAGCGCTTCAAATTGATTGATATCCGATAAAAGATCA from Legionella sainthelensi carries:
- a CDS encoding DMT family transporter, whose amino-acid sequence is MNKSTTYFLQGMCFLILAQIMVGVNIVASKYVLSSIPILFILALRFTLAAIILFFLHWLTPAKKTSMSYYFFKLNQKDWFFIIAQALSAGVLFNFFMLGGLQYTDANIAGIITSALPALIALMSWIILSEKISGKKIICVGFATLGLAIIGFSKLNGVQASHSFLGDMLVLLSLIPEATYYILSKMHTPPLPVFLISSVLNAINAILLMFCLFFCSWDNLSIHFFDWLILFILGLSTGLFYVFWFLGCQKVDGVMASLSTAVMPLATVILAWLILGEHLTTSQAIGMGMVLLSIAAYARR
- a CDS encoding AraC family transcriptional regulator: MITHRMDLRSYHTECHSHAHEFAQLVLPLVGSLELEAGSYSGVINENSGIYIAPNEQHCFAGSPKNLFLVVDLKAQNHPDGYRSHEFMLTKTIKSLVQFAHEYLTVQEEDFFADSLINQLLIHFATNSFSAKGDQTVIKAKNWIDRYFADVIDISKVAKYCHLSVSQLQRRFKHVMGYSLAEYWRAQKLQHAKRLLPLKNCSIEAIAFSVGYENLSAFSRRFTQTFGESPSQWRAKALNSTKNAENG
- a CDS encoding endonuclease/exonuclease/phosphatase family protein — encoded protein: MPLQAERFQIATGSYKIILSKSHEIKGSKMNCLRLFQLQSSIFIFFILLFIIDTAHAKLNEKPFVIMTFNIENGGTQIDFNQVVKAIKQSKADVVGIQEAWGNMKRLAKVLNWHYDPYHHVISRFPLYKTVPQQRFVLIEVKPQQFVAVANVHLPDEPYGPSLINQGFDARMVRSNELKVRFSEIKPVFDELAILAKEGVPVFLTGDFNSPSHLDWSRATLQRQRNHRYVMNWPVTQYAANKGFVDSYRHIVPNAYKSPSFTWPANRTAVKHSIDDYNPSNKDLPDRIDFIFSSGPAQVINSQLIGEKHGQNVTLSLSPWPSDHRAIVSHFKVRASYFPIHHMKLFPVRGEYSTKKPRIMVSKKVLKSGEPIKIIWKNSPGYFYDYISISPKNRHKALNETVRLYTHGEINGIIQYSNKNVQGNWTNWYKSHASWPLTPGVYDIKLMLDDGYNSLATTQIIIN